A stretch of Eubalaena glacialis isolate mEubGla1 chromosome 10, mEubGla1.1.hap2.+ XY, whole genome shotgun sequence DNA encodes these proteins:
- the LOC133099118 gene encoding LOW QUALITY PROTEIN: serine/threonine-protein kinase 26-like (The sequence of the model RefSeq protein was modified relative to this genomic sequence to represent the inferred CDS: inserted 2 bases in 2 codons), translating into MAHSPVAVQVPGMQXDPEELFTKLERIGKGSFGEVFKGIDNRTQQVVAIKIIDLEEAEDEIEDIQQEITVLSQCDSSYVTKYYGSYLKGSKLWIIMEYLGGGSALDLXANVLLSEQGDVKLADFGVAGQVTDTQIKRNTFVGTPFWMAPEVIQQSAYDSKADIWSLGITAIELAKGEPPNSDMHPMRVLFLIPKNNPPTLVGDFTKSFKEFIDACLNKDPSFRPTAKELLKHKFIVKNSKKTSYLTELIDRFKRWKAEGHSDDESDSEGSDSESTSRENNTHPEWSFTTVRKKPDPKKLQNGAEQDLVQTLSCLSMIITPAFAELKQQDENNASRNQAIEELEKSIAVAEAACPGITDKMVKKLTEKFQKCSADESP; encoded by the exons ATGGCCCACTCACCGGTGGCGGTCCAAGTGCCCGGGATGC CCGATCCAGAAGAACTGTTCACAAAATTAGAACGCATTGGAAAAGGCTCCTTTGGAGAAGTTTTCAAAGGTATTGATAACCGTACCCAGCAAGTGGTTGCTATTAAAATCATAGACCTCGAGGAAGCCGAAGATGAAATTGAAGACATTCAGCAAGAAATAACTGTTTTGAGTCAGTGTGACAGCTCATATGTAACAAAATACTATGGATCATATTTAAAGGGTTCAAAATTATGGATAATAATGGAATACCTGGGTGGCGGTTCAGCACTGGATC CTGCCAATGTCTTGCTCTCAGAACAAGGAGATGTGAAACTTGCTGACTTTGGAGTTGCTGGCCAAGTGACAGATacacaaattaaaagaaataccTTTGTGGGAACACCATTTTGGATGGCTCCTGAAGTTATCCAGCAGTCAGCTTATGACTCAAAAGCTGACATTTGGTCACTGGGAATTACTGCTATTGAACTAGCCAAGGGAGAGCCACCTAACTCCGATATGCATCCTATGAGAGTTCTGTTTCTTATTCCAAAAAACAATCCTCCAACTCTTGTCGGAGACTTTACTAAATCCTTTAAGGAGTTTATTGATGCTTGCCTGAACAAAGATCCATCATTTCGTCCTACAGCTAAAGAACTTCTGAAACATAAATtcattgtaaaaaattcaaagaagacTTCTTATCTGACTGAACTGATAGATCGATTTAAGAGATGGAAGGCAGAAGGACACAGTGATGACGAATCTGATTCTGAGGGCTCTGATTCGGAATCCACCAGCAGGGAAAATAACACTCATCCTGAATGGAGCTTTACCACTGTGCGAAAGAAGCCTGATCCAAAGAAACTACAGAATGGGGCAGAGCAAGATCTTGTACAAACCCTGAGCTGTTTGTCTATGATAATCACACCTGCGTTTGCTGAACTTAAACAGCAGGATGAGAATAATGCTAGCAGGAATCAGGCAATCGAAGAACTGGAGAAAAGTATTGCTGTAGCTGAAGCTGCCTGTCCTGGCATCACAGATAAAATGGTGAAGAAATTAactgaaaaatttcaaaagtgTTCAGCAGATGAATCCCCCTAA